In Dyadobacter subterraneus, a single genomic region encodes these proteins:
- a CDS encoding endonuclease/exonuclease/phosphatase family protein produces the protein MNYNILKASVFGLTMFCSGMQLEAQTTPKELTFATYNVSMESENYVKKGTPDLSEKILINELASGNNQQIKNIAKIIQTVRPDVILLNEFDYIKDPNQGVLQFIKGYLAKDQDGAKSIDYPYYYYGTVNTGQSSPYDLDNNGVAGKFGADAWGFGLYPGQYAMMLISRYPIDLSKVRTFQNFKWKDMPGFLKTVKADGSDWYAPEAWASFPLSSKSHWDVPVKVGNKTIHFLASHPTPPSFDGAEDRNGKRNHDEIRFWKDYISDSNNKYIYDDKGVHGGLAPNTSFVILGDQNASPDEGNAIGEGIRSLLAHPKLISENAPQSKGGTEHSANNPFAKNHTAFWRMRADYVLPSKAGFKIIDSGVFWPSKGEPMYDLVEKRESSSDHRLVWVKVKLD, from the coding sequence ATGAATTATAATATTTTAAAAGCATCCGTATTTGGCCTCACTATGTTTTGTTCAGGAATGCAGCTTGAAGCCCAAACTACTCCAAAGGAATTGACTTTCGCGACTTACAATGTTAGTATGGAGTCGGAAAATTATGTTAAAAAAGGAACGCCTGATCTTTCGGAAAAAATATTGATTAATGAACTGGCTTCGGGAAATAATCAACAGATAAAAAACATCGCTAAAATAATCCAGACGGTTCGTCCGGATGTGATATTGCTGAATGAGTTCGACTATATAAAAGATCCAAATCAGGGTGTTTTACAATTTATTAAAGGATATCTGGCAAAAGATCAGGATGGTGCGAAAAGTATAGATTACCCATATTACTATTATGGAACGGTAAATACCGGACAGTCAAGTCCGTACGATCTGGATAATAATGGAGTTGCAGGAAAATTTGGTGCTGATGCCTGGGGTTTTGGTTTATATCCCGGTCAGTATGCGATGATGTTGATTTCAAGATATCCAATCGATCTTTCGAAAGTGAGAACTTTTCAAAATTTCAAATGGAAGGATATGCCGGGATTTTTGAAAACTGTGAAGGCTGATGGAAGCGATTGGTATGCTCCGGAAGCCTGGGCAAGTTTTCCATTATCATCAAAATCACATTGGGATGTTCCAGTGAAGGTTGGAAATAAAACAATTCACTTTCTGGCCAGCCATCCTACACCGCCTTCATTTGATGGTGCAGAAGATAGAAATGGTAAGCGAAATCATGATGAGATCAGGTTTTGGAAAGATTATATCAGTGATTCTAACAACAAATATATTTACGATGACAAAGGTGTGCATGGTGGTCTAGCACCAAATACCTCTTTCGTAATTTTAGGAGATCAGAATGCATCTCCTGATGAAGGAAATGCAATTGGTGAAGGAATACGATCTTTACTGGCACATCCGAAACTTATCAGTGAAAATGCACCACAAAGCAAAGGAGGTACTGAACATTCAGCCAATAATCCATTTGCAAAAAATCATACGGCATTCTGGCGTATGCGAGCAGATTATGTTTTGCCATCAAAAGCAGGATTTAAAATAATTGACAGCGGCGTTTTCTGGCCTTCGAAAGGTGAACCGATGTATGATCTCGTAGAAAAAAGAGAATCAAGCTCAGACCACAGGCTGGTTTGGGTCAAAGTAAAACTGGATTAA
- a CDS encoding Crp/Fnr family transcriptional regulator: MHKIFALLCNYNIISERTYNAVLQKLVISEFKQGTILISPERPQDMVYFIAEGITRNFYRHHDQEWTHGFDMAGDCIMTSATFVDDELSMDYVETCTDVKLYGISKKDFQALMLMNPDLEKVSGKILERRLTRFEKRMQDLYTLTEEDLFVKFGKDFPAIFFQVDDRHIASYLRMSTSMFSKLKKKAILEKKSGITL; encoded by the coding sequence ATGCACAAAATTTTCGCGTTACTCTGTAACTACAACATTATAAGTGAGAGAACTTACAATGCAGTTCTTCAAAAACTTGTTATATCTGAATTTAAACAGGGTACTATTTTAATTTCGCCTGAGCGCCCACAGGATATGGTTTACTTCATCGCAGAAGGTATCACACGTAATTTTTATCGTCATCATGACCAGGAATGGACGCATGGTTTTGACATGGCAGGTGATTGTATCATGACCTCCGCTACTTTTGTTGATGACGAATTATCGATGGACTATGTCGAAACGTGCACGGATGTCAAGCTTTATGGTATAAGCAAAAAGGATTTCCAGGCACTCATGCTCATGAATCCTGATCTTGAAAAGGTATCAGGGAAAATTCTGGAAAGAAGGTTAACCCGTTTTGAAAAAAGAATGCAGGACCTTTACACTTTGACCGAAGAAGATCTTTTTGTAAAATTTGGTAAAGATTTTCCAGCTATTTTTTTCCAGGTTGATGACAGGCACATTGCAAGCTATCTTCGCATGAGTACAAGCATGTTTTCAAAGTTGAAGAAGAAAGCAATCCTTGAAAAAAAATCAGGAATCACATTATAA